One genomic region from Anguilla rostrata isolate EN2019 chromosome 2, ASM1855537v3, whole genome shotgun sequence encodes:
- the mfsd1l gene encoding major facilitator superfamily domain-containing protein 1 isoform X1, whose amino-acid sequence MAKPAEKAFYRFLVLFFNCLLTFGSYFCFDIPSVLQDQFQGNLTCLNSTVTNATVECVEGLGMTPQEYNLLYAIYAWTNALVVIMAGFLIDKLGNRFGVFLFSFLTVLGSTIFALGSHFKGTKYLLPLMLTGRLLFGSGNGSLTIVQNRITAFWFKGKELALAFGLTLAFSRLGSVLNFFLTQRFEAQFGMQWTLWGGTLLCVMGFVSAVVVSSLDKVGMKQLGLDGAIQAESRKVRVQDLRQLSLRYWLLVLTIMFFYNGIFPFIADASKFIQDKYSGYSQKEAAYIAGAVYDSSLVLSATVGILIDYVGRRGVFALGCAVLTLPVFALLAFTYVPPLVSTVWLGVTYSFAASSMWPSIPLIVPQATLGTAMGLATSVQMIGIGLSNLIVGQILGTTSSDAKIPLWRWQRMMVFMLANTVSCIVTSVLLNIVDHRQGGTLNKTTKKSAAEQPASPPDRDPLLEGEETPEEEASAGSPSINNS is encoded by the exons ATGGCAAAACCTGCCGAAAAAG CTTTCTATCGCTTCTTGGTGCTGTTCTTCAACTGCCTGCTCACTTTCGGCTCGTACTTCTGTTTCGACATCCCGAGTGTACTGCAGGATCAGTTCCAAGGG AACCTAACATGTCTCAATTCGACTGTGACAAATGCTACAGTGGAGTGTGTAGAGGGCCTGGGGATGACTCCACAGGAATATAACCTGCTGTATGCCATCTATGCCTGGAC GAATGCACTGGTGGTGATCATGGCGGGATTTCTCATTGACAAGCTGGGAAACCGCT TCGGTGTCTTCCTATTCTCCTTCTTGACGGTCCTCGGGTCTACCATCTTTGCCCTGGGGTCTCACTTCAAAGGAACCAAGTACCTGCTGCCTCTCATGCTGACGGGTCGTCTGCTCTTCGGATCCGGCAACGGCTCCCTCACCA TTGTCCAGAACCGAATCACAGCCTTCTGGTTCAAGGGGAAGGAGCTGGCCCTGGCCTTTGGCCTGACCCTGGCTTTCTCCCGCCTTGGCTCAGTTCTCAACTTCTTCTTGACCCAGAGGTTTGAGGCTCAGTTTGGGATGCAGTGGACACTATGGGGGG gtACCCTCCTATGCGTGATGGGGTTCGTGTCAGCCGTGGTGGTCAGTTCCCTGGACAAGGTTGGCATGAAGCAGCTGGGCTTGGATGGGGCCATCCAGGCAGAATCTCGCAAAGTG agGGTGCAGGACCTGCGCCAGCTCTCCCTCAGATACTGGCTGCTGGTTCTCACCATCATGTTCTTCTACAATGGAATCTTCCCCTTCATTGCCGATGCCAG TAAGTTTATCCAGGACAAGTACAGCGGGTACAGCCAGAAGGAGGCCGCCTACATCGCTGGCGCTGTGTACGACAGTTCTCTGGTGCTCTCTGCCACCGTGGGCATTCTTATT gactaCGTGGGTCGGCGGGGCGTGTTTGCGTTGGGCTGCGCCGTGCTCACGCTGCCCGTCTTCGCTCTCCTGGCCTTCACCTACGTGCCCCCGCTGGTCTCCACCGTCTGGCTGGGGGTCACCTACTCCTTCGCTGCG TCGAGTATGTGGCCTTCCATTCCGCTGATTGTTCCTCAAGCAACCCTGGGCACAGCGATGGGTCTGGCCACCTCAGTGCAGATGATTGGCATCGGCCTCTCCAACCTCATCGTGGGCCAAATTCTTGGAACCACATCCAG TGACGCCAAGATCCCCCTGTGGCGCTGGCAAAGAATGATGGTGTTCATGCTGGCCAACACCGTGAGCTGCATCGTCACCTCTGTGCTGCTCAACATCGTCGACCACCGCCAG GGTGGGACGCTAAACAAAACCACCAAGAAATCTGCGGCGGAGCAGCCCGCAAGCCCCCCTGACAGAGACCCCttgctggagggagaggagacacCGGAGGAAGAGGCGTCTGCCGGCTCCCCTTCCATCAACAACAGCTAG
- the mfsd1l gene encoding major facilitator superfamily domain-containing protein 1 isoform X2 has protein sequence MTPQEYNLLYAIYAWTNALVVIMAGFLIDKLGNRFGVFLFSFLTVLGSTIFALGSHFKGTKYLLPLMLTGRLLFGSGNGSLTIVQNRITAFWFKGKELALAFGLTLAFSRLGSVLNFFLTQRFEAQFGMQWTLWGGTLLCVMGFVSAVVVSSLDKVGMKQLGLDGAIQAESRKVRVQDLRQLSLRYWLLVLTIMFFYNGIFPFIADASKFIQDKYSGYSQKEAAYIAGAVYDSSLVLSATVGILIDYVGRRGVFALGCAVLTLPVFALLAFTYVPPLVSTVWLGVTYSFAASSMWPSIPLIVPQATLGTAMGLATSVQMIGIGLSNLIVGQILGTTSSDAKIPLWRWQRMMVFMLANTVSCIVTSVLLNIVDHRQGGTLNKTTKKSAAEQPASPPDRDPLLEGEETPEEEASAGSPSINNS, from the exons ATGACTCCACAGGAATATAACCTGCTGTATGCCATCTATGCCTGGAC GAATGCACTGGTGGTGATCATGGCGGGATTTCTCATTGACAAGCTGGGAAACCGCT TCGGTGTCTTCCTATTCTCCTTCTTGACGGTCCTCGGGTCTACCATCTTTGCCCTGGGGTCTCACTTCAAAGGAACCAAGTACCTGCTGCCTCTCATGCTGACGGGTCGTCTGCTCTTCGGATCCGGCAACGGCTCCCTCACCA TTGTCCAGAACCGAATCACAGCCTTCTGGTTCAAGGGGAAGGAGCTGGCCCTGGCCTTTGGCCTGACCCTGGCTTTCTCCCGCCTTGGCTCAGTTCTCAACTTCTTCTTGACCCAGAGGTTTGAGGCTCAGTTTGGGATGCAGTGGACACTATGGGGGG gtACCCTCCTATGCGTGATGGGGTTCGTGTCAGCCGTGGTGGTCAGTTCCCTGGACAAGGTTGGCATGAAGCAGCTGGGCTTGGATGGGGCCATCCAGGCAGAATCTCGCAAAGTG agGGTGCAGGACCTGCGCCAGCTCTCCCTCAGATACTGGCTGCTGGTTCTCACCATCATGTTCTTCTACAATGGAATCTTCCCCTTCATTGCCGATGCCAG TAAGTTTATCCAGGACAAGTACAGCGGGTACAGCCAGAAGGAGGCCGCCTACATCGCTGGCGCTGTGTACGACAGTTCTCTGGTGCTCTCTGCCACCGTGGGCATTCTTATT gactaCGTGGGTCGGCGGGGCGTGTTTGCGTTGGGCTGCGCCGTGCTCACGCTGCCCGTCTTCGCTCTCCTGGCCTTCACCTACGTGCCCCCGCTGGTCTCCACCGTCTGGCTGGGGGTCACCTACTCCTTCGCTGCG TCGAGTATGTGGCCTTCCATTCCGCTGATTGTTCCTCAAGCAACCCTGGGCACAGCGATGGGTCTGGCCACCTCAGTGCAGATGATTGGCATCGGCCTCTCCAACCTCATCGTGGGCCAAATTCTTGGAACCACATCCAG TGACGCCAAGATCCCCCTGTGGCGCTGGCAAAGAATGATGGTGTTCATGCTGGCCAACACCGTGAGCTGCATCGTCACCTCTGTGCTGCTCAACATCGTCGACCACCGCCAG GGTGGGACGCTAAACAAAACCACCAAGAAATCTGCGGCGGAGCAGCCCGCAAGCCCCCCTGACAGAGACCCCttgctggagggagaggagacacCGGAGGAAGAGGCGTCTGCCGGCTCCCCTTCCATCAACAACAGCTAG